From the genome of Diabrotica virgifera virgifera chromosome 8, PGI_DIABVI_V3a:
CCCTATACAGCTTATACATAAAATGGTAATTATTTGTCAAAAATAATCTTTCAACATTAGCCTGTACACATGGAGAGACGTCAAGAGAGAGAAAAAGATAGAGTTCAAGGAAGCCGCATCAACAAAAATTGGGCAATCACAGTCGCGCCACTTGCTTAGTACAGCACTAATATTTACTTCATCATATTCCTTTTtaaatatatcaatttttaaCAGTCGGCTAGGAACATATGATTTACACAAGTGAAGTGAAATCATAATGTACATGTACACCTAAATGCCAGTAGTTTTTGTATGTTTATATGGGTCAGTCAATTGGCGCACACTATGCGTAAATATATGAGATATTACAGGAGCACCACCGTCCCCATTGCACTAAACATCCTGCTGAATCCCTGCTACTTCGGAGATCGGGGAGTCACAAAGTCACGCAGCTGGGATGTTCTCATTTCAGTTCGTCTCCGCTGAGACCTCTCGTGGCCTGATCTGGCTCCACCACGATTCATACCGTTGTACCGCTGCTGATTTCCGTTGCCACCCGATTCAATTCGTTGTGGACCATTGTCTaaatcaaattaatattttttcatatatacaAATAATAAATAGTTCAGGCTGTGTGTAAAAAAAAGGTCTATTTCATGCATTAATTAGTGAGTTTTTGAAAAATGatctatagtccagggcgcatctgttttgagatggacgttgagaggtgactcaaatttttttgcagaaattgcttaataatatttgagttatcctcccactcaaaaaggtccggaacattgtttaaacaatcaaaatgtcaaaagaaaaaattcgatttttttcttcgtttttttattataactttaaaattattcatttccgagaaaagttgtactgacataaaagttgcgtaattagatttcctacaatatagaattggttaaagattttaaaaatagtcacccttgttgcaaaatagcaataattgcaaaaaaaaaaacataaaaaaacaagtattcgcattttatgtttttcaaccatttatgctacactcaggaccttcatattttactcagaaaaactttatgatataataaaccAATACTGTAAAtgtcattaagatcggttcaatagattttgcaaaataaattgaaGAGCTTATTGCAACATAATGGTAAGCCACAATTCTACAGAATTCTCTTTTATTGCATTATGTATTTGAAGAAACCTGTTAAGccatataaaaattatttggtgATTACTGCAATAGATGGCGGAGTTATTGCTGTATCGTGTTTATACAATCGCCCATTTCTGTTCACTTTTTCGCGTAAAACGTGGTAAGCCACATTAAAATGGCGCCGACATCAGGTGCACGTGCTGAATTAAGAGCGGTTTTAAGCGAAAATAGCAGTTTAAATGTCAATTTTATTGATGATAGGGATGACAGTGTAGCAGACAAAGACTATAAGCCCAGTGGCGATGATTTTCCGTCTCAATCTAGTGAGGTAAGCTTTATTTTCTGATTTTTTGGATTACCATGTTTTTGCACAAAAATATTCATATATTATAGTACATGGAACAATATGGTATGCCATGGGGCTTATCGAgttattgatataaaatttttgaaatattcgcAAATTCTAGAGTGTAATACAGTCTCTTTTTGTTGTTCTAGGATGAATTGCAGGAACCAATACCCAGGCTTTTTAAAGATAAGGAGGTTAATTCAGAGAAGAAAAAACCAACAAGATGGAGACAACGAAATGAGGAACACTATGATCGAAATGAAAGAAAAAGAAGCCGTAATTCAGGACAGCAGTATACTTCTAAGAAAACCAAGACGATTATTAGTTCACGTGAAATTGGCGAAGAAAATTCCGTTTTACGGAAAGGCAGACCTGCAATAATAGAGTTGTCAAACATTCCCAAGAAATATAACGAACCTCTGAAAATTGCGAAAAATAAACTggacaaaataaaaagtttgtttaTATCCCGCCAGTGTACCACACTTTTTATAATCAGTTAAACGCAGCTTCTGAAGTTAATGAAGAAGTGGAAATTGTAGAAACATAACTTAGTTGATTCTTTTGTATtgcgattttttaaatttaagaacatgttaagccacattttttttaataaacttatttttttaatataaatatgtgtttttttttgtgaaataataaatgtacatgtattttaataactaataTAACTAACTAACAAGCGTTCAGGTTTTTACATTTAAAccaatattttttagatttttttaaaactttaaacattGATATCTCGGTTTTATTATTTTGTGGCTTACCATTATGTTACAATAAGCTCTTCAATtgtgaaatccagctttcgcaaaaaaattcattttttcaaaatgttccagaattaaaataaagcaggtagcaagttgaaattttttttgcatatagaagagtactgtaactatcatttgcaatttgtaaaagtaaaatctATTAACTattacggcgtcaggaatttttttaaataaacattaatttttggtgctacgcgcaggacagcggtgttcgatttacacaagttgatttccaccaaaatttcctccaatctttatctagtacattattttcttactgtatattttgttgtattttaatattttgtattacaccgttcttaggcgtcaacgcccttcggtagggatctatgggggaatatcaccgagccgcaagcccttatcccttgccgtactgctccctcataggtcatCAGATGCCCGCATGTTaaagtctaagcgccagattcatatttagaattttatactggcctgttagcctttttgtttttccgatggcctgggctgggcttgaactcaTATACCTCAAGGCGAAGTGAAGTGTAGGTCAGCCGCTAGTCgtactgagctatccgatcgacattttaatattttaattccacaaaaatcaaactaattttattattgtttgtgaaatatttgtttaaacaattgcatatgtttaaaaataataaacttttattctgtaagttaaaatatacgaacaaagaaagtttttgccaaaaaaatgttatttcaaagtacagagtatgtgtttttattttgcaacaaacaagtttatttatttatatcaaaatgtactaaaaattaaaatgtaccaatcactatcaaaggtcattggaatgcccaatcagagcaaattatccgctgtcctgcgcgttgcaccaataattaatgtttttaaaaaaatcctgacgccgtggtagttaaccgattttaattttgaaaattgaaaagaaaaggtacagtattcttctatatgtaaaaaaaattcaacttgctgtctgctttattttcagtcctgtaacattttgaaaaaatgattttttttgcgaaagctggattgcaaaatttattttgcaaaatctattgacccgatcttaatgaaattcatagtattattttattatatcataaagtttttctgggtaaaacatgaaggtcctatgtgtagcaaaaatggttgaaaacataaaatacaaataccgtttttttatgtttttttcgcaattattgctattttgcaacaaggttgactatttttaaaatttttaaccaattctatattgtaggaaatttaattacgcaacttttatgtcagtacaacttttctcggaaatgaatacttttaaagttataatcaaaaaacgaagaaaaaaatagagtttttctttcattttttgacattttgattatttaaacaatgtgccggacctttttgagtgggaggataactcaaatattatttcaaatattattatttgagttattttcaagcaatttctgcaaaaaaatttgagtcacctctcaacgtccaaatgtactaatatttttacagatgcgccctggtctactattGTATGTCAGGAAATTCCCCAGTCCCCGCAACAGCAAATTTTTGGGTATTATTTATGGGTCTCTCTGATTTTTCTTCAAAAAGCTATAGCCTTTTACTGGTTTCGCCTTAGGACGAACAAATTATCATATCTTAACAACAAATGGACGGATCCTTTTTTACAAAATCGGGAAATTAAAAACGGCTTCAGTCTAAGTCTAAtacattaaaaattattatacaagcaattaaaaaaaatctggCCATTCTGATATAGTACCGTTTCTAACTTTGAGCGCTAATTATTCAATAACAATAGGACTtatcaacgcttctcatttgtttccaGCTTCTGTCATAATGACATattatgtcgtataatccgtgtatatattaatatacgacatataacagaagctcgaaacaaatgagaagcgttgaaaagtcctatagggaacttgca
Proteins encoded in this window:
- the LOC126889933 gene encoding uncharacterized protein LOC126889933, translated to MAPTSGARAELRAVLSENSSLNVNFIDDRDDSVADKDYKPSGDDFPSQSSEDELQEPIPRLFKDKEVNSEKKKPTRWRQRNEEHYDRNERKRSRNSGQQYTSKKTKTIISSREIGEENSVLRKGRPAIIELSNIPKKYNEPLKIAKNKLDKIKSLFISRQCTTLFIIS